GATCGCCTCCGCGATGAGCGGCATGAAGACCGGCCTGCTGGTCTTCGCGGGCATCGCGCTGTTCGTCGGTACGTTCATCATCGCCAACACCTTCACCATGCTGGTCGCCCAGCGCACCAAGGAACTCGCCCTGCTGCGCGCCGTCGGCGCCTCCCGCCGCCAGGTCACCCGCTCCGTGCTCGTCGAGGCCTTCGTCGTCGGCACGGTCGCCGCGGTGGCGGGTCTGCTCGCGGGCATCGGCATCGGCGCGGGCATGCGCTCGCTGATGGGTTCGCTCGGCGCCACCGTCCCGGACGGCCCGCTGCTGATCTCGCCCGGCACGATCGCCACGGCCCTGCTCGTCGGCATCCTCATCACCATGCTGGCCGCCTGGCTGCCCGGCCGTCGCGCCGCGAAGATCCCGCCGGTCGCCGCGATGAGCAGCGTGCACGCGCAGGCGACGACGAAGTCCCTGGTCGTGCGGAACACGATCGGCGCCCTGTTCGCCGCGGCCGGCGTCGCCGTCGTCCTGTACGCGACGACCATGAGCGGCTCGGACGGCCAGGCCCCGATGGGTCTCGGCGCGGTCCTCCTCATCATCGGCGTCTTCGTGCTGACCCCGCTGCTCTCCCGCCCCCTGATCGCGGCCGCGGCCCCGGTGCTCCGTGTCTTCGGGGTCTCCGGCAAGCTGGCCCGCCAGAACTCGGTGCGCAACCCGCGCCGCACGGCCGCCACCGCCTCCGCCCTGATGATCGGGCTCACCCTGATCACCGGTATGACGGTGATGGCGGGCAGCCTGCAGAAGTCGATCGACAAGATGGCCAGCTCCGCGATCAAGGCGGACTACGTCGTGTCGATGGCGAACGGCGTCCCCCTCTCCCCGCAGGTCGCGAAGACCCTCGCCGGCCTCGACGGTGTCACCGACACCAGCCCCCTGCGCACCTCCCCCTCGCGCATCGACGGCACGTCCGAGATGCTGGCGGGCGTCAACGGCGAGTCCATCGCCAAGCTCACCGACCTCACGCTCGACGAGGGCGCCTTCAAGGTCGGCGGCACCCAGGTCGTCGTGGACGACGACACCGCCAAGTCGCACGGATGGAAGGCCGGTTCGGACCTCACGGTCTCCTACGAGGACGGCAAGAAGCAGCGCCTCACCGTCGCCGGGATCTACCACGGCAACATGATGATCAACGGCATCATGGTCGACAACGCGACGCTCTCCCCGCACCTGACGGACGTCGCCGACATGCAGGTCATGCTGAAGACGGCCGACGGCACGTCCGACGCGACCAAGAACAAGCTGGAGAAGGCCCTCGGCAACAACCCGGCCGTCCAGGTCCAGGACAAGAAGGACATCTCCAACAACATCGCTCAGATGTTCACCCTGCTTCTGAACATGCTCTACGGCCTGCTCGCCATGGCGGTCGTCGTCGCCGTCCTCGGTGTCATCAACACCCTGGCCATGTCGGTCTTCGAGCGCTCCCAGGAGATCGGGATGCTCCGCGCGATCGGCCTCGA
This portion of the Streptomyces mirabilis genome encodes:
- a CDS encoding ABC transporter permease, with product MFRTALRNVLAHKARLLMTVLAVMLGVAFVSGTLVFTNTISDAYQKSSAKGFDQVDVAIQPKAQDDKGDKVGKEQKLTQALLEKASTVPGAGATTGVVTGFTAIADKDGKLVGSGFQSQGGNYWGTKDARYPLTSGHAPKGKNEVAIDSETARRAGYKVGDTVRLSVDGPVLAPTVAGVFTTDDGNVAAGGSLALFDTATAQQLFHRVGEYDEIDVKAASGTSQTALRAALDQVIPKGVATTTTGQQLADDQASAIASAMSGMKTGLLVFAGIALFVGTFIIANTFTMLVAQRTKELALLRAVGASRRQVTRSVLVEAFVVGTVAAVAGLLAGIGIGAGMRSLMGSLGATVPDGPLLISPGTIATALLVGILITMLAAWLPGRRAAKIPPVAAMSSVHAQATTKSLVVRNTIGALFAAAGVAVVLYATTMSGSDGQAPMGLGAVLLIIGVFVLTPLLSRPLIAAAAPVLRVFGVSGKLARQNSVRNPRRTAATASALMIGLTLITGMTVMAGSLQKSIDKMASSAIKADYVVSMANGVPLSPQVAKTLAGLDGVTDTSPLRTSPSRIDGTSEMLAGVNGESIAKLTDLTLDEGAFKVGGTQVVVDDDTAKSHGWKAGSDLTVSYEDGKKQRLTVAGIYHGNMMINGIMVDNATLSPHLTDVADMQVMLKTADGTSDATKNKLEKALGNNPAVQVQDKKDISNNIAQMFTLLLNMLYGLLAMAVVVAVLGVINTLAMSVFERSQEIGMLRAIGLDRKGIKRMVRLESLVISLFGGVLGIGLGVFFGWAAGELVGSKMSTYELVLPWDRMALFLLLAGTVGVLAALWPARRASRLNMLSAIKSE